One stretch of Amycolatopsis sp. NBC_00345 DNA includes these proteins:
- a CDS encoding 2-aminoethylphosphonate ABC transporter permease subunit yields the protein MTGLLLDAVAPVRAGRRPRVRRARLWWLLPPVVVLLGFFGYPLVLVALQSFTSKSGGLTFSVWGDVLGSAEFRDAAWQTVLLALGATAGCLLLGTFLALAVAFVPFPGARALARLVDTLPAFPSFLIALAFTFLYGSAGVFGAGGFLYSPWGVLLAEVTFYTPFVMRPALAAFGQVPAAQLEVAASLGARPGRVLRQVVLPEALPSLASGACLVLLLTMNEFGIVLFLGAKGVTTLPMLVYGKAIVTFDFPAASVVAMVDVVLSLVLYAGYRRAMSSVGSGGGGRRAAVDQA from the coding sequence GTGACCGGTCTCCTGCTCGACGCCGTCGCCCCGGTGCGCGCCGGGCGCCGTCCACGGGTGCGGCGCGCCCGGTTGTGGTGGCTGCTCCCGCCGGTGGTCGTGCTGCTCGGCTTCTTCGGCTACCCGCTGGTGCTCGTCGCGCTGCAGTCGTTCACCTCGAAGTCCGGCGGGCTCACGTTTTCGGTGTGGGGCGACGTGCTGGGCTCGGCCGAGTTCCGGGACGCGGCCTGGCAGACCGTGCTGCTCGCGCTGGGCGCGACGGCCGGCTGCCTGCTGCTCGGCACGTTCCTGGCGCTGGCGGTCGCGTTCGTGCCGTTCCCCGGCGCGCGGGCGCTGGCGCGGCTGGTCGACACGCTGCCGGCGTTCCCGTCGTTCCTCATCGCGCTCGCGTTCACCTTCCTCTACGGCAGCGCGGGCGTGTTCGGCGCCGGGGGCTTCCTGTACTCGCCGTGGGGCGTGCTGCTGGCCGAGGTCACCTTCTACACGCCGTTCGTGATGCGCCCGGCGCTCGCGGCGTTCGGCCAGGTGCCCGCAGCGCAGCTGGAGGTCGCGGCGAGCCTCGGCGCGCGGCCGGGCCGGGTGCTGCGGCAGGTGGTGCTGCCGGAGGCGCTGCCGTCGCTCGCGTCCGGCGCCTGCCTGGTGCTGCTGCTGACCATGAACGAGTTCGGCATCGTGCTGTTCCTCGGTGCCAAGGGCGTCACGACCCTGCCGATGCTGGTGTACGGCAAGGCGATCGTGACGTTCGACTTCCCGGCCGCGTCCGTGGTCGCGATGGTGGACGTGGTGCTGTCGCTGGTGCTCTACGCGGGTTACCGCCGGGCTATGTCATCTGTGGGATCTGGGGGAGGAGGACGCCGTGCTGCTGTGGACCAGGCGTAG
- a CDS encoding TIGR03364 family FAD-dependent oxidoreductase, with amino-acid sequence MRILIAGGGVLGTMHAWSAVERGHEVVQLEREAEARGASVRNFGLVWVGGRAAGAELATAVRARRLWERIGERVPDLGFRANGSLTLVRTEAELAVAKEAAASPDAARGFKLLDAAEARELNPALRGDFLGALWCDRDAAVEPRTAQPALRAALTATGRYTWRPGREVRALTSNGVVDDHGERHEGDVVLFCTGAWLGGLVREVAGELPVRRVRLQMAQTEPLGEPLTTSVADADSFRYYPAYRGPALDGLGTGQPQGEVAAGHAMQLLMVQRLDGSLTIGDTHEYAQPFGFDVTEDPYDHLAEVAGALLGRPLPRIRRRWAGVYAQATDVGAIVHRERLADNAFLVTGPGGRGMTCSPAIAEDTAVELDL; translated from the coding sequence GTGCGAATCCTCATTGCAGGCGGCGGCGTGCTGGGCACCATGCACGCCTGGTCGGCCGTCGAACGTGGTCATGAAGTCGTCCAGCTGGAGCGGGAGGCCGAGGCGCGCGGCGCGTCCGTGCGGAACTTCGGCCTGGTGTGGGTCGGCGGGCGGGCGGCCGGCGCCGAGCTGGCCACGGCCGTGCGGGCCCGGCGGCTGTGGGAGCGGATCGGCGAGCGGGTGCCGGACCTCGGCTTCCGGGCCAACGGCTCGCTCACGCTCGTGCGCACCGAGGCGGAGCTGGCCGTCGCGAAGGAGGCGGCGGCGAGCCCGGACGCCGCGCGCGGGTTCAAGCTGCTCGACGCCGCGGAGGCGCGCGAGCTGAACCCCGCGCTGCGCGGCGATTTCCTGGGCGCGCTGTGGTGCGACCGCGACGCCGCTGTCGAGCCGCGCACCGCGCAGCCCGCGCTTCGGGCCGCGCTGACGGCGACCGGCCGCTACACCTGGCGCCCCGGCCGTGAGGTCCGCGCGCTGACCTCCAACGGCGTCGTCGACGACCACGGCGAGCGGCACGAGGGCGACGTGGTGCTGTTCTGCACCGGCGCGTGGCTCGGCGGCCTGGTCCGCGAGGTGGCCGGCGAGCTGCCCGTCCGCCGCGTGCGGCTGCAGATGGCCCAGACCGAGCCGCTCGGCGAGCCGCTCACCACGAGCGTCGCCGACGCCGACAGCTTCCGCTACTACCCGGCCTACCGCGGCCCCGCCCTCGACGGGCTCGGCACCGGCCAGCCGCAGGGCGAGGTCGCCGCCGGCCACGCCATGCAGCTGCTCATGGTGCAGCGGCTCGACGGCTCGCTGACGATCGGCGACACGCACGAGTACGCGCAGCCGTTCGGCTTCGACGTCACCGAAGACCCATACGACCACCTCGCCGAGGTGGCCGGCGCGCTGCTCGGCCGCCCGCTGCCGCGGATCCGGCGCCGCTGGGCCGGCGTGTACGCCCAGGCGACCGACGTGGGCGCGATCGTGCACCGGGAACGCTTGGCGGACAACGCTTTCCTCGTCACCGGCCCGGGCGGCCGGGGCATGACCTGCTCCCCGGCCATCGCCGAGGACACGGCCGTGGAGCTGGACCTGTGA
- a CDS encoding S1 family peptidase encodes MASKRWFTLLKKAAIGVAAATALAGLATPAAVAAPPPSTDGTQVIGGSRAAQGEFPWMVRLSMGCGGALYTSQIVLTAAHCVDRTGSNSSITATLGVVDLQSASAKKVKSTYVYRSPTYDTTGGDWALIKLASPVTGIATLPVSSSTANNSGTFTVAGWGAASEGGAQQRYLLKAQVPFVSDATCKAQGGDYTGLIANAEICAGNVDSGGVDTCQGDSGGPMFRRDNNNAWVQVGITSWGTGCARAHAPGVYTEVSSFASAIASAASSI; translated from the coding sequence TTGGCCAGCAAGAGATGGTTCACCCTGCTCAAAAAAGCCGCGATCGGCGTCGCCGCCGCCACCGCGTTGGCCGGGCTGGCGACCCCCGCCGCGGTCGCCGCCCCGCCGCCGTCGACGGACGGCACGCAGGTCATCGGCGGCAGCCGCGCCGCACAAGGTGAGTTCCCCTGGATGGTCCGGCTGTCGATGGGCTGCGGCGGCGCGCTGTACACGTCGCAGATCGTCCTCACCGCCGCCCACTGCGTCGACCGCACCGGCTCGAACAGCTCGATCACCGCGACGCTCGGCGTGGTCGACCTGCAGAGCGCGAGCGCCAAGAAGGTGAAGTCCACCTACGTCTACCGGTCCCCGACCTACGACACCACCGGCGGCGACTGGGCCCTGATCAAGCTGGCCAGCCCGGTCACCGGCATCGCGACGCTGCCCGTCTCGTCGAGCACGGCCAACAACAGCGGCACGTTCACCGTCGCCGGCTGGGGCGCCGCCTCCGAGGGCGGGGCGCAGCAGCGGTACCTGCTCAAGGCCCAGGTCCCGTTCGTCAGCGACGCCACCTGCAAGGCGCAGGGCGGCGACTACACCGGCCTGATCGCCAACGCCGAGATCTGCGCGGGCAACGTCGACTCCGGTGGCGTCGACACCTGCCAGGGCGACTCCGGCGGCCCGATGTTCCGCCGGGACAACAACAACGCCTGGGTCCAGGTCGGCATCACGAGCTGGGGCACCGGCTGTGCCCGTGCGCACGCGCCCGGCGTGTACACCGAGGTGAGCAGCTTCGCGAGCGCGATCGCTTCGGCCGCTTCGTCCATCTAG
- a CDS encoding 2-aminoethylphosphonate ABC transporter substrate-binding protein, producing MKTPKRVAYVFAAGLLGLLAACGGTGGGAAADGKTVTVYTVDGLEDWYTARFAEFKQQTGITVQAVTAGSGEVASRVEKEKSNTKADVLVTLPPFIQQVAQQGLLASSAPQGTEQVPAAEKDPQGRYFAMMNNYISFIYNPQQAKPAPKTWNDLLDPKYRGKLQYSTPGEAGDGTAVLLQLQHVLGDQGALDYLGKLQANNVGPSSSTGKLQPKVAKGELLVANGDVQMNLAEIGKSGGFDVFFPADAQGKRSTFAIPYEAGLVTNAPHADNAKKLLDFLFSPATQAKAADAFGIPARADVKSTGANADRITAAMTGVDIWQPDWTAVLARLDSDLAAYKKAIGQ from the coding sequence ATGAAGACCCCGAAGAGAGTGGCGTACGTCTTCGCCGCGGGACTGCTCGGCCTGCTCGCGGCCTGCGGCGGGACCGGCGGCGGCGCGGCCGCGGACGGCAAGACCGTCACCGTGTACACAGTGGACGGTCTCGAAGACTGGTACACCGCCCGGTTCGCCGAATTCAAGCAGCAGACCGGGATCACTGTGCAGGCCGTCACCGCCGGCTCCGGCGAAGTGGCTTCGCGGGTGGAGAAGGAAAAGAGCAACACGAAGGCCGACGTGCTGGTCACGCTGCCGCCGTTCATCCAGCAGGTCGCGCAGCAGGGCCTGCTCGCCTCGTCCGCGCCGCAGGGCACCGAACAGGTGCCGGCCGCGGAGAAGGACCCGCAGGGCCGCTACTTCGCCATGATGAACAACTACATCAGCTTCATCTACAACCCGCAGCAGGCCAAGCCCGCGCCGAAGACCTGGAACGACCTGCTCGACCCGAAGTACCGCGGCAAGCTGCAGTACTCCACGCCCGGCGAGGCCGGCGACGGCACCGCCGTGCTGCTCCAGCTCCAGCACGTGCTGGGCGACCAGGGCGCGCTGGACTACCTGGGCAAGCTGCAGGCGAACAATGTCGGGCCGTCCTCGTCCACCGGCAAGCTGCAGCCGAAGGTGGCGAAGGGCGAGCTGCTGGTGGCCAACGGCGACGTGCAGATGAACCTGGCCGAGATCGGCAAGAGCGGTGGCTTCGACGTCTTCTTCCCGGCGGACGCGCAGGGCAAGCGCTCGACCTTCGCGATCCCGTACGAGGCCGGGCTGGTCACGAACGCGCCGCACGCGGACAACGCCAAGAAGCTGCTGGACTTCCTGTTCTCGCCGGCGACCCAGGCCAAGGCGGCCGACGCCTTCGGCATCCCGGCCCGCGCCGACGTCAAGTCCACCGGCGCGAACGCGGACCGGATCACGGCCGCGATGACCGGCGTCGACATCTGGCAGCCGGACTGGACCGCGGTGCTGGCCCGGCTCGACTCGGACCTGGCCGCCTACAAGAAGGCCATCGGCCAGTGA
- a CDS encoding NAD(P)H-dependent flavin oxidoreductase — protein MRTSLCDRFGIELPIVGFTPSEHVAAAISRAGGLGVLGCVRFNDAAELDAVLDWMDENTDGKPYGVDIVMPAKIPEEGSQVDLTKLIPDGHRAFVDKVLRELSVPPLPDDTDERAGVLGWLHSVARSHVDVALKHRISLIANALGSPPPDVIELAHEAGVPVAALAGKAEHAVRHVDNGVDFVVAQGYEAGGHTGEIASMVLVPEIVDAVGSRVPVLAAGGIGSGRQVAAALALGASGVWMGSFWLATEEYRQTMTGSGGMQEALVGATSSDTVRTRIYTGKPARLLKTRWTEAWAAPDAPEPLPMPLQNLLVSPAHNRIHASGDPGVVAMPVGQIVGRMDRVRPVAEVIAELVGGYEEALARLDKTR, from the coding sequence ATGCGGACTTCCCTGTGCGACCGGTTCGGCATCGAGCTGCCGATCGTCGGCTTCACGCCGTCGGAGCACGTCGCCGCCGCGATCAGCCGCGCCGGCGGGCTCGGGGTGCTCGGCTGCGTCCGGTTCAACGACGCCGCGGAACTTGACGCCGTATTGGACTGGATGGACGAGAACACCGACGGGAAGCCGTACGGGGTCGACATCGTGATGCCGGCGAAGATCCCCGAAGAGGGCAGCCAGGTCGACCTCACGAAGCTGATCCCGGACGGCCACCGGGCCTTTGTCGACAAAGTGCTGCGGGAGCTGTCCGTGCCCCCGCTGCCGGACGACACCGACGAGCGGGCCGGGGTGCTCGGCTGGCTGCACTCGGTCGCCCGGTCCCATGTGGACGTCGCGCTGAAGCACCGGATCAGCCTGATCGCGAACGCGCTGGGCTCGCCGCCGCCGGACGTGATCGAGCTCGCGCACGAGGCGGGCGTGCCCGTGGCCGCGCTCGCGGGCAAGGCCGAGCACGCGGTGCGGCATGTCGACAACGGCGTGGACTTCGTGGTGGCCCAAGGCTACGAGGCGGGCGGGCACACCGGCGAGATCGCGTCGATGGTGCTGGTGCCGGAGATCGTGGACGCCGTCGGCTCGCGCGTGCCGGTGCTCGCCGCGGGCGGAATTGGCTCCGGCCGCCAGGTGGCGGCGGCGCTGGCGCTGGGCGCGTCGGGGGTGTGGATGGGCTCGTTCTGGCTCGCCACCGAGGAGTACCGCCAGACCATGACGGGCTCCGGCGGGATGCAGGAGGCGCTGGTCGGCGCGACGTCCTCGGACACCGTCCGCACCCGCATCTACACCGGCAAGCCCGCGCGCCTGCTCAAGACGCGCTGGACGGAGGCCTGGGCCGCGCCGGACGCGCCCGAGCCGCTGCCGATGCCGTTGCAGAACCTGCTCGTTTCCCCAGCGCACAACCGCATCCACGCCTCGGGCGACCCGGGGGTGGTGGCCATGCCGGTGGGGCAGATCGTCGGCCGGATGGACCGCGTCCGCCCGGTGGCCGAGGTGATCGCCGAGCTGGTGGGCGGGTACGAGGAAGCGTTGGCACGGCTGGACAAGACGCGCTGA
- a CDS encoding ABC transporter ATP-binding protein, translated as MTPAVEFRGVSVHFGATQALAPLDLTVARGETLALLGPSGSGKSTALKALAGFVRPSAGRVLLDGEDVTDLPPHRRGLGVVVQSYALFPHLRVDGNVAFGLKARGLPRAEVARRVAEVLELVGMGAYARRFPRELSGGQQQRVALARALAIRPGVLLLDEPLSALDAALREEMIAELLRLRAELPDTTMIHVTHDQAEALALADRIAVLRDSRLVELGPCEELYRRPASEFTASFLGGANLVPVELVRFDGGRTAVVRLGGRELSAEATGVLGEGQSVALGVRPHRVGVGAPGPDAWPALVRGVQWRGTGYRLDLHLPAADCELRAEVPDGPGLPAVGDSVGVSIPDGCPLLGVGA; from the coding sequence GTGACCCCGGCGGTCGAGTTCCGCGGCGTCTCCGTCCACTTCGGAGCGACGCAAGCGCTTGCGCCCCTGGACCTCACCGTGGCCCGCGGGGAGACGCTGGCCCTGCTGGGCCCGTCGGGCTCGGGCAAGTCGACGGCCCTCAAGGCGCTGGCCGGGTTCGTCCGGCCGAGCGCCGGGCGGGTGCTGCTCGACGGCGAGGACGTCACCGACCTGCCGCCGCACCGGCGCGGGCTCGGGGTGGTGGTGCAGAGTTACGCGCTGTTCCCGCACCTGCGGGTGGACGGCAACGTGGCGTTCGGGCTGAAGGCCCGCGGGCTCCCGCGGGCGGAGGTGGCCCGGCGGGTGGCCGAGGTGCTGGAGCTGGTGGGCATGGGCGCGTACGCCCGGCGCTTCCCGCGTGAGCTGTCCGGCGGGCAGCAGCAGCGCGTGGCGCTCGCCCGGGCGCTGGCGATCCGGCCCGGCGTGCTCCTGCTGGACGAGCCACTGTCCGCTTTGGACGCCGCCCTGCGTGAGGAGATGATCGCCGAGCTGCTGCGGCTGCGGGCGGAACTGCCGGACACCACGATGATCCACGTGACCCACGACCAGGCCGAGGCGCTCGCGCTGGCCGACCGGATCGCGGTGCTGCGGGACTCGCGGCTGGTCGAGCTGGGCCCGTGCGAGGAGCTTTACCGGCGCCCGGCAAGCGAGTTCACCGCGAGCTTCCTCGGCGGGGCCAACCTGGTCCCGGTCGAGCTGGTCCGGTTCGACGGCGGCCGCACCGCGGTCGTCCGCCTCGGCGGGCGCGAGCTGTCCGCCGAGGCCACCGGCGTGCTCGGCGAGGGCCAGTCCGTGGCGCTCGGCGTGCGGCCGCACCGCGTCGGCGTCGGCGCGCCGGGACCGGACGCGTGGCCCGCGCTGGTCCGCGGGGTGCAGTGGCGGGGCACGGGCTACCGGCTGGACCTGCACCTGCCCGCCGCGGACTGCGAGCTGCGCGCCGAGGTCCCGGACGGGCCCGGCCTGCCCGCCGTCGGCGACTCGGTGGGAGTGTCCATTCCGGACGGTTGCCCGCTGCTGGGTGTGGGCGCGTGA
- a CDS encoding GntR family transcriptional regulator: MPPPSLPLSRLSADGPVRDGIPEHGRVPRYYAVKVELLAVIAELGEGAVLPAERELCERFSVSRATVRQAVSELVLEGRLSRRQGSGTYVAPPKLVQPLALVSYTEGLRRQGIAPGRTLISLERRAAGAGLGADLRIDPADEVIHIERVLLADTERVGLESTYLRASRFPTLLEVFDPEQSLYAFLRENLGVVFDGAEERVETVLATPREALLIGTNPALPMLLMHRVSWGPDGEPFERVRSLFRGDRLSFMTRLGRIE, from the coding sequence CTGCCGCCGCCGTCACTGCCGCTGTCCCGCCTGTCCGCCGACGGCCCGGTGCGCGACGGCATTCCCGAGCACGGCCGCGTCCCGCGGTACTACGCCGTGAAGGTCGAGCTGCTCGCGGTGATCGCCGAGCTGGGGGAGGGCGCGGTGCTGCCCGCCGAGCGGGAGCTGTGTGAACGCTTCAGTGTTTCGCGCGCCACGGTGCGCCAAGCCGTCAGCGAGCTGGTCCTCGAAGGCCGGCTCAGCCGACGGCAGGGGAGCGGCACGTACGTCGCCCCGCCGAAGCTGGTGCAGCCGCTCGCGCTGGTCAGCTACACCGAGGGCCTGCGCCGTCAGGGCATCGCGCCGGGCCGCACGCTGATCTCGCTGGAGCGCCGGGCCGCGGGGGCCGGGCTGGGCGCCGACCTGCGGATCGACCCGGCTGACGAGGTCATCCACATCGAACGGGTGCTGCTCGCCGACACCGAGCGCGTCGGGCTGGAGTCGACCTACCTGCGGGCGTCCCGGTTCCCGACGCTGCTGGAGGTCTTCGACCCGGAGCAGTCGCTTTACGCCTTCCTGCGCGAGAACCTCGGCGTGGTGTTCGACGGCGCCGAGGAGCGGGTCGAGACGGTGCTGGCCACCCCGCGCGAGGCGCTGCTGATCGGCACCAACCCGGCGCTGCCGATGCTGCTCATGCACCGCGTCTCGTGGGGCCCGGACGGCGAGCCGTTCGAACGCGTCCGCTCGCTCTTCCGCGGCGACCGGCTGAGCTTCATGACGCGCCTGGGCCGCATCGAGTAG
- a CDS encoding SRPBCC family protein codes for MGTRQVSRTAVIAASPEQLFELLADPAKHPLIDGSGTVRASREGGPDRLSLGARFGMEMKMGASYRIQNTVVEFEENRLIAWRHFMGHRWRWLLKPLDGGKTEVTETFDWSTAKSPLAIRLAGFPKKNAQGIEQTLERLTGMFPG; via the coding sequence ATGGGAACACGCCAGGTTTCGCGGACCGCGGTGATCGCCGCCTCGCCCGAGCAGCTGTTCGAGCTGCTCGCCGATCCCGCCAAGCACCCGCTGATCGACGGCTCCGGCACGGTCCGGGCCAGCCGCGAGGGCGGCCCGGACCGCCTGTCGCTCGGCGCGCGGTTCGGCATGGAGATGAAGATGGGCGCGTCGTACCGGATCCAGAACACCGTGGTGGAGTTCGAGGAGAACCGCCTCATCGCGTGGCGGCACTTCATGGGCCACCGCTGGCGCTGGCTGCTCAAGCCGCTGGACGGCGGGAAGACCGAGGTCACCGAGACCTTCGACTGGTCCACCGCGAAGTCGCCGCTGGCCATCCGGCTCGCCGGATTCCCCAAGAAGAACGCCCAGGGCATCGAGCAGACACTGGAGCGGCTCACCGGGATGTTCCCCGGCTGA
- a CDS encoding DoxX family protein: protein MNAALWTGQIFLALVFALSGSLKSTMSRQRMLETGQTGAAAFPLPVVRFAAVCELIAVLGLILPQLTGVAPALTGWAALGLVVVMIGAMASHGRLAVVQHKPAEWRNAGVNVLLLAVCVFVAVGRL, encoded by the coding sequence ATGAATGCCGCACTCTGGACCGGGCAGATCTTCCTGGCCTTGGTCTTCGCGTTGTCGGGGTCGCTGAAGTCGACGATGTCGCGGCAGCGGATGCTGGAGACGGGTCAGACCGGCGCCGCCGCGTTCCCGCTGCCGGTGGTCCGGTTCGCCGCGGTCTGCGAGCTGATCGCCGTGCTCGGCCTGATCTTGCCGCAGCTCACCGGTGTGGCCCCGGCGCTGACCGGCTGGGCCGCGCTCGGCCTCGTCGTGGTGATGATCGGCGCGATGGCGAGCCACGGGCGGCTCGCGGTCGTGCAGCACAAGCCCGCGGAATGGCGCAACGCCGGCGTCAACGTGCTGCTGCTCGCGGTGTGCGTCTTCGTCGCGGTCGGCCGGCTGTGA
- a CDS encoding ABC transporter permease, which translates to MLLWTRRSRVLLWLVAGVVFAVVVAAPLVMIVLASFAGHWTGVLPGGFTAAHYVDALSGDTFASLSVSVQTGVIASAAAVLLGTWAALAADGAPSRVRQVVGTLFHLPIAVPSVVLGLALLVAFSRPPLALNGTRWIVMAAHLMLLLPFAYSTVSAALARVDPLLAQAAASLGARPARVLLRVRIPVLLPAMSASASLALAMSMGELGATMMLYPPDWRTLPASVFALTDRGQVFLASASTVVLLVVTLAGVVLLGLVRGRGAAR; encoded by the coding sequence GTGCTGCTGTGGACCAGGCGTAGCCGGGTATTGCTGTGGCTGGTGGCCGGTGTGGTGTTCGCCGTCGTGGTGGCGGCGCCGCTGGTGATGATCGTGCTGGCGTCCTTCGCCGGGCACTGGACCGGCGTGCTGCCAGGTGGCTTCACCGCGGCGCATTATGTCGACGCGCTGTCCGGCGACACCTTCGCGAGCCTTTCGGTGAGCGTGCAGACGGGGGTGATCGCCTCCGCCGCGGCCGTGCTGCTCGGCACCTGGGCGGCGCTCGCGGCCGACGGCGCGCCGTCGCGGGTGCGCCAGGTCGTCGGCACGCTGTTCCACCTGCCCATCGCCGTGCCGTCGGTGGTGCTGGGGCTGGCGCTGCTCGTGGCGTTCAGCCGGCCGCCGCTCGCGCTCAACGGCACGCGGTGGATCGTGATGGCCGCGCACCTGATGCTGTTGCTGCCCTTCGCCTACAGCACGGTGTCGGCCGCGCTGGCCCGCGTGGACCCGTTGCTGGCGCAGGCCGCGGCGAGCCTCGGCGCACGGCCGGCGCGGGTGCTGCTGCGCGTCCGGATTCCGGTGCTGCTGCCCGCGATGTCCGCTTCGGCGAGCCTCGCGCTGGCGATGTCGATGGGGGAGCTGGGCGCCACGATGATGCTGTACCCACCGGATTGGCGGACGCTCCCGGCCAGCGTCTTCGCGTTGACCGACCGTGGGCAGGTGTTCCTCGCGTCGGCGAGCACCGTCGTGTTGCTGGTGGTGACGCTGGCGGGAGTGGTGCTGCTGGGGCTCGTGCGCGGCCGTGGCGCGGCCCGTTGA
- a CDS encoding MFS transporter, which yields MPELSRRRRQAVLAVCCMSLFIVGLDNTIVNLALPSIQRELGASVSSLQWTIDAYTLVLASLLMLSGSMADRLGRRRTFQTGLVLFGLGSLLCGVAPSIGLLIAFRALQAIGGSMLNPVAMSIITNTFTEPKERARAIGVWGGVVGLSMAIGPVVGGALVGPFGWRSIFWINVPVAIAAVVLTAVLVPESRAPRPRRIDPVGQLLVIVFLAGLTYGIIEGREAGYGSPRILGVFALALLAVAVLVPYEQRRRDPLLELRFFRSAPFSGATVIAISAMAGLAGFLFVNSLYLQDARGYSALHAGLLTLPMAVMTAICAPISGRLVGSRGARLPLILAGAGITVGAAGLSWATEGTSVWPLMACYVVFGFGFGLVNAPITNAAVSGMPRSQAGVAAGIASTSRQVGASFGVAVIGTVVTARVHGPFSTGFAAASYVGWWIIAGCGVLVLVLGLVTTSGWARATAAKVADGLEDEPSAGLVSAR from the coding sequence GTGCCCGAGCTGAGCCGCCGGCGGCGGCAGGCGGTACTGGCCGTCTGCTGCATGAGCCTGTTCATCGTCGGGCTCGACAACACCATCGTGAATCTCGCGCTCCCGTCCATCCAGCGTGAGCTCGGCGCGTCCGTCTCGAGTCTGCAGTGGACGATCGACGCCTACACACTCGTGCTCGCCAGTTTGCTTATGCTGTCCGGTTCCATGGCCGACCGGCTCGGCCGGCGGCGGACGTTCCAGACCGGGCTGGTGCTGTTCGGCCTCGGCTCGCTGCTGTGCGGCGTCGCGCCGAGCATCGGGCTGCTCATCGCGTTCCGCGCGCTGCAGGCGATCGGCGGCTCGATGCTCAACCCGGTGGCGATGTCGATCATCACCAACACCTTCACCGAGCCGAAGGAGCGGGCGCGCGCGATCGGCGTGTGGGGCGGCGTGGTCGGGCTGAGCATGGCGATCGGGCCGGTGGTCGGCGGCGCGCTGGTCGGCCCGTTCGGCTGGCGCTCGATCTTCTGGATCAACGTGCCGGTGGCGATCGCCGCCGTGGTGCTCACCGCCGTCCTGGTGCCCGAGTCGCGCGCGCCGCGGCCGCGCCGGATCGACCCCGTGGGCCAGCTGCTCGTGATCGTGTTCCTGGCCGGTCTGACGTACGGGATCATCGAGGGCCGCGAGGCGGGTTACGGCTCGCCGCGGATCCTGGGCGTGTTCGCGCTGGCGCTGCTCGCGGTCGCCGTGCTGGTGCCGTACGAGCAGCGGCGCCGGGATCCCTTGCTGGAGTTGAGGTTCTTCCGCAGCGCGCCGTTCTCCGGGGCGACCGTGATCGCGATCTCCGCCATGGCCGGCCTCGCCGGGTTCCTCTTCGTCAACTCGCTCTACCTGCAGGACGCCCGCGGCTACAGCGCGCTGCACGCGGGCCTGCTGACGCTGCCGATGGCCGTGATGACGGCGATTTGCGCGCCGATCTCAGGCCGCCTGGTCGGCTCGCGCGGTGCCCGGCTGCCCCTGATCTTGGCCGGGGCCGGCATCACGGTGGGCGCCGCGGGGCTGTCCTGGGCCACCGAGGGCACGTCCGTATGGCCGCTGATGGCCTGTTACGTCGTCTTCGGCTTCGGGTTCGGCCTGGTCAACGCGCCGATCACGAACGCGGCGGTGTCCGGCATGCCGCGCTCGCAGGCGGGGGTCGCCGCCGGGATCGCGTCGACGAGCCGTCAGGTCGGGGCGTCGTTCGGCGTCGCGGTGATCGGCACGGTGGTCACCGCCCGGGTGCACGGCCCGTTCAGCACGGGCTTCGCGGCGGCCAGCTACGTGGGCTGGTGGATCATCGCCGGCTGCGGCGTGCTGGTGCTCGTGCTCGGCCTGGTCACGACCAGCGGCTGGGCCCGCGCGACCGCCGCCAAGGTCGCCGACGGGCTCGAGGACGAGCCCAGCGCGGGCCTGGTGTCCGCGCGATGA
- a CDS encoding phosphonatase-like hydrolase has translation MTPELVVLDMAGTTVLDDGLVVRAFTEAIGSAGVSEEDKRFPEMLAYVEETMGQSKITVFRALLGDEAAAQEANAAFERAYARLVAAGECAPVEGAEDVIRALRRDGVKVAFGTGFAPATQTAILDALGWRDLADLALAPGEGVRGRPFPDLVLAAALRLEVSDVRRIAVAGDTPSDVRSGLAAGASVVAGVLTGAGTRAGLEAAGATHVLDSIRDLPSLLD, from the coding sequence GTGACCCCCGAGCTGGTGGTGCTGGACATGGCCGGCACCACGGTGCTGGACGACGGCCTGGTCGTGCGCGCCTTCACCGAAGCGATCGGCTCCGCCGGAGTGTCCGAAGAGGACAAACGCTTCCCGGAGATGCTCGCCTACGTCGAGGAGACGATGGGCCAGTCGAAGATCACCGTCTTCCGCGCCCTGCTCGGCGACGAGGCGGCCGCGCAGGAGGCGAACGCCGCGTTCGAGCGCGCGTACGCCCGGCTGGTGGCGGCGGGGGAGTGCGCCCCGGTCGAGGGCGCCGAGGACGTGATCCGCGCGCTGCGCCGCGACGGCGTCAAGGTCGCCTTCGGCACCGGGTTCGCCCCGGCCACGCAGACGGCGATCCTCGACGCGCTGGGCTGGCGCGACCTCGCCGACCTCGCGCTCGCCCCGGGCGAAGGCGTCCGCGGCCGCCCGTTCCCCGACCTGGTGCTGGCCGCGGCGCTGCGGCTCGAAGTGTCCGACGTGCGGCGGATCGCCGTCGCCGGGGACACCCCGTCCGACGTCCGCTCCGGGCTCGCCGCCGGCGCGTCCGTGGTCGCGGGCGTGCTGACCGGCGCGGGCACCCGGGCCGGCCTCGAAGCCGCCGGCGCCACCCACGTCCTCGATTCCATCCGCGACCTCCCCTCTCTGCTGGACTGA